A section of the Pleuronectes platessa chromosome 7, fPlePla1.1, whole genome shotgun sequence genome encodes:
- the LOC128445080 gene encoding tripartite motif-containing protein 16-like — translation MAQQENQLDGKQFCCSICLDLLKVPVTIPCGHSYCMGCINTHWTNEDKKGTHSCPQCRQSFTPRPVLVKNTMLAYLVQDLRKSGLQATPADSCCYAGAEDVACDVCTGRKLKALKSCLVCLVSYCEKHLQPHYEAAPFEKHKLVEPSEKLQENICSLHGEVMKMFCRTDQQCICYLCPVDEHKGHDTVSAAAERTERQRELELSREKIQQRVQDREKDVKELQQEEEAVNGSADKAVEDSEEIFTELIRLLEKRSSDVRQQIRSQQETKVSQVRELQERLEQEITELKRRDAELKQLMCTEDNNQFLQSYSSLSPLRESTHSSSISTRPQRYFEDLMVAVSKVGDQLQDILSETRTNDSPTPAVVLLSQREPKTRADFLKYSQELTLDPNTANTRLLLSEGNRKATFMNKKQCYPWHPDRFAIWCQVLSREGLTGRCYWEVEWRGRGVYVAVAYKNISRAGNSCECGFGLNDKSWTLDCDRYSYNFYHNNAKTPVSGPQCSRVGVYLDHGAGVLSFYSVSTAMTLLHRVQTTFTQPLHAGLWLYYGDTAEFSGLK, via the coding sequence ATGGCGCAGCAAGAAAATCAACTGGACGGAAAACAGTTCTGCtgttcgatctgtctggatctgCTGAAGGTTCCCGTGACTATTccctgtggacacagctactgcaTGGGCTGTATCAATACCCACTGGACCAATGAGGACAAGAAGGGAACCCACAGCTGCCCTCAGTGTCGACAGAgcttcacaccgaggcctgtcctggtgAAAAACACTATGTTGGCCTATTTAGTGCAGGACCTGAGGAAGTCCGGACTTCAAGCCACTCCTGCTGACAGCTGCTGTTACGCCGGAGCcgaagatgtggcctgtgacgtctgcactgggagaaaactgaaagccctcaagtcctgtttggtttgtctggtctcttattgtgaaaaacacctgcAGCCTCATTACGAAGCAGCTCCGTTtgagaagcacaagctggtggagccctcagagaagctccaggagaacatctgctcccttcacggcgaggtgatgaagatgttctgccgcaccGATCAGCAGTGCATCTGTTACCTCTGCCCTGTGGATGAACACAAAGGCCACGACACGGTGTCAGCGGCAGCAGAAAGGACCGAGAGGcagagggagctggagctgagcaGGGAGAagatccagcagagagtccaggacagagagaaagatgtgaaggagcttcagcaggaggaggaggccgtcaACGGCTCTGCTGacaaagcagtggaggacagtgaggagatcttcactgagctgatccgtctgctggagaaaagaagctctgatgtgaggcagcagatcagatcccagcaggaaaccAAGGTGAGTCAAGTCAGAGAGCTCCAGGagcgactggagcaggagatcactgagctgaagaggagagaCGCTGAGCTGAAGCAGCTCATGTGCACCGAGGATAACAACCAGTTCCTGCAGAGCTACTCCTCCCTGTCCCCCCTCAGAGAGTCCACACACTCGTCCAGCATCAGCACCCGGCCTCAGAGGTACTTTGAGGATCTGATGGTCGCCGTGTCAAAGGTCGGAGATCAGCttcaggacattctgagtgagacacgGACAAATGATTCGCCAACTCCGGCTGTTGTTTTACTGTCACAACGAGAGCCcaagaccagagctgacttcctAAAGTATTCACAGGAACTGAcgctggatccaaacacagcaaacacgCGTCTCTTATTATCTGAGGGGAACAGAAAAGCAACGTTTATGAACAAAAAGCAGTGTTACCCTTGGCACCCGGACCGATTCGCGATCTGGTGTCAGGTCCTGAGCAGGGAGGGTCTGACGGGACGCTgctactgggaggtggagtggagaggaagaggagtttacGTCGCTGTCGCCTACAAGAACATCAGCAGAGCGGGGAACTCGTGCGAATGTGGATTTGGACTCAACGACAAATCCTGGACGTTAGATTGTGACCGTTACAGTTATAACTTTTACCACAACAATGCCAAAACTCCGGTGTCGGGTCCGCAGTGCTCCCGAGTCGGAGTGTACCTGGACCACGGCGCCGgagttctgtccttctacagcgtgTCCACCGCCATGAcactcctccacagagtccagaccacgtTCACTCAGCCGCTCCACGCTGGACTGTGGCTTTACTACGGAGACACAGCTGAGTTCTCTGGCCTCAAATAG